The window CCATAGATCGAGTCAATGATGCCGCCTTAGTTTATGAGCATGCTGTTGATTGGCTTTCTGAACAGCGCTTTAACGAGAACAATTACAAAACCTATCGCAGCGAATTAACCACGTTTTTACATTGGTGTTTTGATGTGGAAGGTATTTCTTTGGCCGAAATTAACCGTCGGATGATGAATCGTTATGTTGAGTATTGCCTGGATCCTCCGGCTGAGCTGATTGCATATCGCAATGTTGCACAATTTGTCACCATTAAAGAGTGGGGTGAGCGAGCGCCTAATCCGCAATGGCGTCCTTTTTTGGGCAAAAAAGAGCATGGCCAGACATTACCATATCGTCTCAGCGATAAGGCGTTAAAAACCAAAATTGCCATATTATCTGCATTTTACGGTTATTTGATTAACGAAGAATATACCGAACGTAACCCGGCTATGATGTGGATGCGCCATAGCCGATTTGCATCACAACCGCTGAGAATTCAAGGGTTAGATGATGATGAAAACATCAAATCATTCAGTGAATTACAGTGGTCTTACGTGATGTCTGCGGCAGAAAAACTGGCTAATGAGCAGCCGGAACAACATGAACGGACGCTCTTTTTAGTCAGCTTAATGTATAGCTGTTATCTGCGTATTTCAGAGGTAGCTGCCAGGCCTGGTTTTTCACCGGTTATGGGGCAATTTCGGCGTGATAACCATACCGGCGTCTGGGGCTTTTTTATTCCCGTTAGCAAAGGTGGCAAACGCAGAACGGTTGCAGTTTCAAATCAGTTAATTACTGCGTTACAACGTTATCGAGCATATTTGGGCTTATCAGCATTGCCAGCACCGAATGAAAGCATTCCATTATTTATGCGTCATAAAGCAGCTGGCCGTGGTCGTGATGTCGGGTTGCGGAATGCTAATCTTGGGATCCGCCAGATCCGTGATGAAATCAATTATCTGATCCAGACTGCAGCAGATCTGGCGTTGGAAGATGGTTTTGAACAAGACGCTCAGGAAATACGGCAAATGACGCCACACAGTATTCGTCATACTGGCATTACGCATGACATCAATTTAAATGGCCGACCGTTAGCGCATGTGCAAGCGGATGCCGGACATGACAGCATTGACACAACATCACAATATTTACATGTCAGTAAAACTGAACGGCATGAAACTGCAGCCAGAAAACAAATTAACCGTTTGAGCGGTATTGAGTGATTTCATTTTGTAGACCAACAACGGCGATTAGCGGCGTTGTTGGCGTCAATATTAGAAGTATAGTTAATTTCGCATAATGTACCGGGATTATGTTTTGAAGTGG of the uncultured Tolumonas sp. genome contains:
- a CDS encoding site-specific integrase → MQDLPPVIPLFDAILYLDDGNPSVNQHLATITIDRVNDAALVYEHAVDWLSEQRFNENNYKTYRSELTTFLHWCFDVEGISLAEINRRMMNRYVEYCLDPPAELIAYRNVAQFVTIKEWGERAPNPQWRPFLGKKEHGQTLPYRLSDKALKTKIAILSAFYGYLINEEYTERNPAMMWMRHSRFASQPLRIQGLDDDENIKSFSELQWSYVMSAAEKLANEQPEQHERTLFLVSLMYSCYLRISEVAARPGFSPVMGQFRRDNHTGVWGFFIPVSKGGKRRTVAVSNQLITALQRYRAYLGLSALPAPNESIPLFMRHKAAGRGRDVGLRNANLGIRQIRDEINYLIQTAADLALEDGFEQDAQEIRQMTPHSIRHTGITHDINLNGRPLAHVQADAGHDSIDTTSQYLHVSKTERHETAARKQINRLSGIE